In Gulosibacter molinativorax, a single window of DNA contains:
- a CDS encoding MFS transporter: MTNAIPTTESLSLVPKRLPGIIFTVVLIAYIISVTQRSSLGVAGVAAAERFDSSATALSTLAVVQVGVYALMQIPVGMLLDRFGATRLILIGAALMAAAQALLAFAPTLEWAVLARVLVGIGDATTFVSGLRVIGAWFRPRKVPVMQQMFASAGQLGQFLSSIPFAVLLGWAGWTSSFLSLSGLSLIVAIAIAIFVKDSPRRRFESRPVSLRGAFVKLGEAFARPGTRLAFWTHFTTQFAATIFALLWGYPLMVEGLGYSPTLASSLLLVPVIAGMVTGPIMGVVTGRYPMRRSDIVITVSVLIAIAWIITILWPGEPPLWYFIIVLVLMGLGSTASTIAFDLARTFNPASSYGSASGIVNVGGFSASAISFLLVGIGVDWGTHLAGGTRDWSAFQLAYWAVPIVIAVGVIGLLVERHKSRSRMENEEGVRVDSLPHAIRRQMRRKN, translated from the coding sequence GTGACCAACGCCATTCCGACTACTGAGTCGCTCAGCCTCGTCCCGAAGCGCCTGCCGGGAATCATCTTCACGGTCGTCCTCATTGCGTACATCATTTCGGTCACGCAGCGCTCCTCGCTCGGCGTCGCGGGGGTTGCCGCGGCCGAGCGATTTGACTCGAGCGCAACGGCGCTGTCGACCCTCGCGGTAGTCCAGGTCGGCGTCTATGCCCTCATGCAGATTCCGGTGGGGATGCTCCTCGACCGCTTCGGCGCGACCAGACTCATCCTCATCGGTGCGGCGCTCATGGCGGCAGCCCAGGCGTTGCTCGCCTTCGCCCCGACGCTCGAGTGGGCGGTGCTTGCTCGCGTCCTCGTTGGCATCGGTGATGCCACGACGTTCGTCTCCGGATTGCGCGTCATCGGCGCGTGGTTCCGCCCGCGCAAGGTGCCGGTCATGCAGCAGATGTTCGCATCCGCGGGTCAGCTTGGTCAGTTTCTCTCGTCGATTCCGTTCGCGGTCCTGCTGGGCTGGGCCGGTTGGACTTCGTCCTTCCTCTCACTCTCGGGGCTGTCGCTGATCGTCGCGATTGCGATCGCGATATTCGTGAAGGACTCGCCGCGGCGACGCTTTGAGTCGCGCCCGGTGTCGCTGCGCGGCGCGTTCGTGAAGCTGGGAGAGGCGTTCGCGCGCCCGGGCACGAGACTCGCGTTCTGGACGCACTTCACGACGCAGTTCGCGGCGACGATCTTCGCGCTCCTGTGGGGATACCCGCTCATGGTCGAGGGCCTCGGGTACAGCCCCACGCTCGCGTCCTCGCTGCTGCTCGTACCCGTCATCGCCGGGATGGTGACCGGTCCCATCATGGGGGTAGTCACGGGTCGCTATCCGATGCGCCGCTCGGACATCGTGATCACCGTGTCGGTGCTGATCGCCATCGCGTGGATCATCACGATCCTGTGGCCCGGCGAACCGCCGCTGTGGTACTTCATCATCGTGCTGGTACTCATGGGCCTTGGCTCAACTGCGTCGACCATTGCCTTTGACTTGGCGCGCACCTTCAACCCTGCCTCGAGTTACGGTTCCGCCTCCGGAATCGTGAACGTCGGCGGCTTCAGCGCGAGTGCGATCTCGTTCCTCCTCGTCGGCATCGGCGTCGACTGGGGCACCCACCTCGCTGGCGGCACCCGCGATTGGTCGGCATTCCAGCTCGCCTACTGGGCCGTGCCGATCGTGATTGCGGTCGGCGTGATCGGGCTTCTCGTGGAACGGCACAAGTCGCGCTCACGGATGGAGAATGAAGAGGGAGTCCGCGTCGACTCGCTGCCGCACGCGATTCGCCGCCAGATGCGACGGAAAAACTAG
- a CDS encoding proteasome assembly chaperone family protein, whose translation MGGQGALFRPGDAWGDVPTGLPLVVLLTGYRDSGATVRQTMETMIEHGGGEIVAQFSPDALLDYRARRPIVTIDGSEVREYRIPRLDLRLLKDSIGQQYLLLSGYEPDFRWEEFTRIVVSLVHHFRVGTTTWAHAIPMPVPHTRPLRLTATGNRSDIVDQLSVWKAKVEAPAHALHLLEHELMVEDEPVASLVVLVPHYLAEGVVPAGPLKLLEALGTTTGLLIPTEDLREKDRAFRAEVDEQIASNEEVQRLIAVLENQHDGFLKGTPQENPFADADGEMPTADEIAAELERYLSARRDRDHDE comes from the coding sequence ATGGGTGGTCAGGGTGCACTGTTTCGACCGGGCGACGCGTGGGGGGACGTGCCCACGGGGTTGCCACTCGTCGTGTTGCTCACCGGCTATCGCGACTCTGGGGCGACGGTTCGCCAGACGATGGAGACCATGATCGAACACGGCGGCGGCGAGATCGTCGCGCAGTTCAGTCCGGATGCGCTGCTCGACTATCGCGCGCGCCGACCGATCGTGACGATTGATGGCTCCGAGGTGCGCGAGTACCGCATCCCGCGCCTCGACCTGCGCCTACTCAAGGACTCGATCGGGCAGCAGTACCTCCTGCTGAGCGGCTACGAACCCGACTTCCGCTGGGAAGAGTTCACGCGGATCGTCGTGTCCCTCGTGCATCACTTCCGCGTTGGCACCACGACGTGGGCACACGCGATTCCGATGCCCGTGCCGCACACGCGACCACTTCGGCTGACGGCGACCGGCAATCGCTCGGACATCGTCGACCAGCTCTCGGTGTGGAAAGCCAAGGTCGAGGCGCCAGCGCACGCGTTGCACCTCCTCGAGCACGAGCTGATGGTCGAGGACGAACCGGTCGCGAGCCTCGTGGTGCTCGTGCCGCATTACCTCGCTGAGGGCGTCGTACCAGCCGGCCCGCTCAAGCTGCTCGAGGCCCTCGGCACCACGACCGGTCTGCTCATACCCACCGAGGATCTGCGCGAGAAGGATCGCGCCTTCCGCGCGGAGGTGGACGAACAGATCGCGTCGAACGAGGAAGTACAGCGACTCATCGCCGTGCTCGAGAATCAGCACGACGGCTTCCTGAAGGGCACGCCCCAGGAGAACCCCTTCGCGGATGCGGACGGAGAAATGCCGACCGCCGATGAAATCGCGGCCGAACTCGAGCGATACCTCTCGGCTCGCCGCGACCGCGATCACGACGAATGA
- a CDS encoding leucyl aminopeptidase — MTNADFELDAKPYSSDTLTVVPVLAGDEPTLLGSSDLGLDAARLDALGVTGKAGATQRILVAAEHGEGEAPVLLIGIGEERDLEALRRAAGVAARALAKLSDVTYDLAEASAEEVAALATGHALGGYVFDRFKSAAEEDADEPSVQKVGIVSSDEGAEAAVAKTRVIIDAVRFTRDLVNTPPNALVPEEFAEIVTAVLEDSAIAVEVWDEPRLIDEGCGGITGVGQGSANPPRLVHLEYAPEDAKAHVALVGKGITFDSGGLSLKPPASMVGMKFDMSGAASVVGVIRAVAALELPVRLSGWCALAENMPSATALKPDDVITMRSKTTVEVTNTDAEGRLVLADGLALASEQQPDVVIDIATLTGAQVVALGDRTTGLMGNNEEWRERILTAAERVGEPTWAMPIPEEIREKLDSNVADIVNAKPGDRSGGMLFAAAFLEKFVGDGEDENAIPWVHLDIAGPADTKSAYGYVPKGATGVPVRTLVEAISSLA, encoded by the coding sequence ATGACCAACGCTGACTTTGAACTCGACGCGAAACCGTATTCCTCGGACACGCTGACCGTCGTCCCGGTGCTTGCCGGCGACGAACCGACGCTCCTTGGCTCCTCTGATCTTGGCCTCGATGCCGCACGCCTGGATGCGCTCGGCGTGACGGGTAAAGCTGGCGCGACCCAGCGCATCCTCGTTGCCGCAGAACACGGCGAGGGCGAGGCGCCGGTGCTACTCATCGGTATCGGCGAAGAGCGCGACCTCGAGGCGCTTCGGCGCGCGGCAGGCGTCGCGGCTCGCGCCCTCGCGAAACTTTCCGATGTGACCTATGACCTCGCGGAGGCGAGCGCCGAGGAAGTCGCCGCCCTCGCGACGGGCCACGCGCTCGGCGGCTACGTGTTCGATCGCTTCAAGTCTGCCGCTGAGGAGGATGCGGACGAGCCGAGCGTTCAGAAGGTCGGGATTGTCTCGAGCGATGAAGGCGCCGAAGCCGCGGTCGCGAAGACGCGCGTGATCATCGACGCCGTGCGGTTCACGCGTGACCTCGTCAACACGCCACCGAACGCGCTCGTGCCCGAGGAATTTGCCGAGATCGTCACGGCCGTGCTCGAGGACAGCGCAATCGCGGTCGAGGTCTGGGATGAGCCCCGACTCATCGACGAGGGCTGTGGCGGCATCACCGGTGTCGGTCAGGGCTCGGCCAACCCGCCGCGTCTCGTTCACCTCGAATACGCGCCCGAGGATGCGAAGGCCCACGTCGCGCTCGTCGGCAAGGGCATCACCTTCGACTCGGGCGGCCTGTCACTCAAGCCGCCGGCGTCGATGGTCGGCATGAAGTTCGACATGTCGGGCGCGGCATCCGTCGTCGGCGTGATTCGGGCAGTCGCCGCTCTCGAGCTTCCCGTGCGGCTGAGCGGCTGGTGCGCGCTCGCCGAAAACATGCCGTCGGCAACCGCGCTCAAGCCCGATGACGTCATCACGATGCGCTCGAAGACGACGGTCGAGGTGACCAACACGGATGCGGAGGGTCGCCTCGTGCTCGCGGACGGCCTCGCGCTCGCTTCGGAACAACAGCCCGATGTCGTGATCGACATTGCGACGCTCACCGGGGCGCAGGTGGTTGCCCTCGGTGACCGCACGACCGGACTCATGGGGAACAACGAGGAATGGCGGGAGCGCATCTTGACCGCAGCGGAGCGTGTCGGCGAGCCGACGTGGGCGATGCCGATCCCGGAGGAGATTCGCGAGAAGCTCGACTCGAACGTCGCGGATATCGTCAACGCCAAGCCCGGCGACCGCTCGGGTGGGATGCTCTTTGCCGCGGCCTTCCTCGAGAAGTTCGTGGGCGACGGCGAGGATGAGAATGCGATCCCCTGGGTCCACCTCGACATCGCTGGTCCCGCCGACACGAAGTCGGCCTACGGGTATGTGCCGAAGGGCGCGACCGGTGTCCCCGTCCGGACGCTAGTTGAGGCGATCTCGTCCCTGGCCTAA
- the lpdA gene encoding dihydrolipoyl dehydrogenase: protein MSDHNFDLVVLGGGSAGYAAAIRAKQLGLTAAVVEKDKLGGTCLHRGCIPTKAMLHSAELAETVEEGARVGVNLTLDGVDAEKVGAFRDGIVSGKFKGLQGLLKANKIDIFEGEGRLTSPTTVQVGGDTLTAKNVVLATGSYSRTIPGLEITGNVITSDQALQMNWIPKRAVVLGGGVIGLEFASLWRSFGAEVTIIEGLPHLAPAEDEAISKQLERAYRKRGINFQTNTKFDSVTQDEYGVHVKTEKGEVIDGDVLLVAIGRGPVTNGLGYEEAGIELDRGFVKVDDTLQTTVPGVYAIGDITPGLQLAHRSYQHGIFVAEQIAGQNPVLISDANIPKVTYCEPQIGSVGLSEAKAKEAHGADAVESYEYNLAGNGKSSILGTAGIVKVVRVKDGPVVGIHMIGGRIGELIGEAQLIVNWDAYPEDVAQLVHAHPTQNESIGEAMLKLAGKPLHAL from the coding sequence GTGTCAGATCACAATTTTGACCTTGTTGTCCTCGGCGGTGGTAGCGCAGGCTACGCCGCCGCCATTCGCGCGAAGCAGCTGGGCCTGACGGCCGCGGTTGTAGAAAAGGACAAGCTGGGTGGCACCTGCTTGCACCGCGGCTGCATCCCGACGAAGGCGATGCTGCACAGCGCAGAACTCGCCGAGACGGTGGAAGAAGGTGCACGCGTCGGCGTCAACCTCACCCTCGACGGCGTCGACGCCGAAAAGGTGGGTGCTTTCCGCGACGGGATCGTCTCGGGCAAGTTCAAGGGCCTCCAGGGTTTGCTCAAGGCGAACAAGATCGACATTTTCGAGGGCGAGGGCCGTCTGACCTCGCCGACCACCGTTCAGGTGGGCGGCGACACCCTCACCGCTAAGAACGTCGTTCTCGCTACCGGTTCGTACTCGCGCACCATCCCCGGTCTCGAGATCACCGGCAACGTGATCACGTCCGACCAGGCCCTCCAGATGAACTGGATCCCCAAGCGCGCGGTTGTGCTCGGTGGCGGCGTCATCGGCCTCGAGTTTGCGAGCCTCTGGCGCTCCTTCGGCGCCGAAGTGACCATCATCGAGGGTCTGCCGCACCTCGCCCCGGCTGAGGACGAGGCGATCTCGAAGCAGCTCGAGCGTGCGTACCGCAAACGCGGCATCAACTTCCAGACGAACACGAAGTTCGACTCGGTCACCCAGGACGAGTACGGCGTGCACGTCAAGACCGAAAAGGGCGAGGTCATCGACGGCGACGTCCTGCTCGTCGCAATCGGTCGTGGTCCGGTCACGAACGGCCTCGGCTACGAGGAAGCGGGCATTGAGCTCGACCGTGGTTTCGTCAAGGTTGACGACACCCTGCAGACGACCGTTCCGGGTGTTTACGCAATTGGTGACATCACCCCCGGTCTCCAGCTTGCGCACCGCTCCTACCAGCACGGCATTTTCGTCGCTGAGCAGATCGCTGGCCAGAACCCGGTGCTTATCTCGGACGCCAACATCCCGAAGGTGACCTACTGCGAGCCGCAGATCGGCTCGGTCGGTCTCTCGGAAGCCAAGGCGAAGGAAGCGCACGGCGCCGACGCTGTCGAGTCATACGAGTACAACCTCGCCGGCAACGGCAAGAGCTCGATCCTCGGTACCGCGGGCATCGTCAAGGTCGTTCGCGTCAAGGACGGCCCCGTCGTCGGCATCCACATGATCGGTGGCCGTATTGGTGAGCTCATCGGTGAGGCACAGCTCATCGTGAACTGGGACGCATACCCCGAGGACGTCGCGCAGCTCGTCCACGCGCACCCGACGCAGAACGAGTCCATCGGTGAGGCAATGCTCAAGCTTGCCGGCAAGCCCCTCCACGCGCTCTAA
- the sucB gene encoding 2-oxoglutarate dehydrogenase, E2 component, dihydrolipoamide succinyltransferase translates to MSQEVTLPALGESVTEGTVTRWLKGVGDTVEVDEALLEVSTDKVDTEVPSPVSGVIEEILVQEDETVEVGAVLVRIGDGSGAAAPAKEAPAAEAAPAPAPEATAPAQEAPAPAAAPAAAAAPAAAAPAAEAPAAGGDAVDVTLPELGESVTEGTVTRWLKSVGDSIEVDEALLEISTDKVDTEVPSPVAGIVQEILVQEDETVEVGAVLARVGSGEAPAAAPAAAAPAAEAASAAQAPAAPAAPAAPAAPAAPAAPAAPAAPSAPAAPAAAPAAPAAPAAPAAPAAPAAQSGTKSDPRYVTPIVRKLANENGIDLTQVSGTGVGGRIRKEDVQEAIKAKASAAPAVAAAPAAAAASPAPVQVSELRGTTQKMSRLRKVISTRAVESMTTTAQLTTVVEVDVTKVANLRQAKKAEFQQKTGSKLSFLPFFTLAAIEALQTYPIINSRVEDDSIVYPATENISMAVDTERGLLTPVIKNAGGKTIAELATEIDDLATRSRDNKLKPDDLAGGTFTVTNTGSRGALFDTPVVFLPQEAILGLGVVAKRPVVVKTAEGEDSIAIRSMVYLALSYDHRIIDGADASRYLGQVKQRLEEGAFEGNLGI, encoded by the coding sequence ATGAGTCAGGAAGTTACGCTCCCGGCCCTCGGTGAGAGCGTCACCGAAGGCACCGTCACCCGTTGGCTGAAGGGTGTCGGCGACACCGTCGAGGTTGACGAAGCACTGCTCGAGGTCTCGACCGACAAGGTCGACACCGAGGTTCCTTCGCCGGTTTCCGGCGTCATCGAGGAAATCCTCGTGCAGGAAGACGAGACCGTCGAGGTTGGCGCCGTACTCGTTCGCATCGGTGACGGCAGCGGCGCTGCCGCGCCGGCGAAGGAGGCGCCCGCAGCCGAGGCCGCACCGGCACCGGCACCGGAGGCTACCGCTCCTGCACAGGAAGCCCCCGCACCCGCCGCGGCTCCCGCAGCAGCAGCAGCACCCGCAGCAGCAGCACCCGCAGCAGAGGCTCCAGCTGCTGGCGGCGACGCCGTCGACGTCACGCTTCCCGAGCTTGGCGAGAGCGTCACCGAAGGCACGGTCACCCGTTGGCTGAAGAGCGTCGGCGACTCGATCGAGGTTGACGAGGCACTGCTCGAAATCTCGACCGACAAGGTCGACACCGAGGTTCCCTCCCCCGTCGCTGGTATCGTCCAGGAAATCCTCGTGCAGGAAGACGAGACCGTCGAGGTCGGCGCCGTACTCGCACGCGTTGGTTCCGGCGAAGCACCCGCTGCGGCTCCTGCCGCTGCTGCACCCGCTGCCGAGGCCGCTTCGGCTGCCCAGGCACCTGCAGCGCCCGCGGCCCCGGCTGCACCTGCAGCACCCGCGGCCCCGGCTGCCCCGGCTGCACCTGCTGCTCCATCGGCACCGGCCGCTCCCGCCGCCGCACCTGCTGCTCCGGCAGCCCCCGCTGCACCGGCTGCTCCGGCCGCACCTGCGGCGCAGTCCGGCACCAAGAGTGACCCGCGCTACGTCACCCCGATCGTTCGCAAGCTTGCCAACGAAAACGGCATTGACCTGACGCAGGTCTCGGGCACCGGCGTCGGTGGCCGTATCCGCAAGGAAGATGTCCAGGAGGCCATCAAGGCGAAGGCTTCGGCTGCCCCTGCCGTAGCCGCCGCACCGGCCGCTGCTGCTGCAAGCCCCGCTCCTGTCCAGGTGTCGGAGCTCCGTGGTACGACGCAGAAAATGTCGCGTCTGCGCAAGGTGATCTCCACTCGCGCAGTCGAGTCCATGACCACCACCGCGCAGCTCACGACCGTGGTCGAGGTGGATGTGACCAAGGTCGCGAACCTGCGTCAGGCGAAGAAGGCAGAGTTCCAGCAGAAGACTGGGTCTAAGCTCTCCTTCCTGCCGTTCTTCACGCTCGCCGCGATCGAAGCGCTGCAGACCTACCCGATCATCAACTCGCGCGTCGAGGACGACTCGATCGTCTACCCGGCGACGGAGAACATCTCGATGGCGGTCGACACCGAACGCGGACTGCTCACCCCGGTGATCAAGAACGCAGGCGGCAAGACCATCGCCGAGCTGGCAACCGAGATCGATGACCTCGCAACCCGCAGCCGTGACAACAAGCTCAAGCCGGACGACCTCGCTGGCGGTACCTTCACCGTCACGAACACCGGTTCGCGCGGCGCACTGTTCGACACCCCGGTCGTCTTCCTCCCGCAGGAGGCCATCCTGGGTCTCGGCGTGGTGGCCAAGCGTCCGGTCGTCGTGAAGACTGCTGAAGGCGAAGACAGCATCGCGATCCGCTCGATGGTCTACCTCGCCCTGAGCTACGACCACCGCATCATCGACGGTGCGGATGCATCCCGTTACCTCGGCCAGGTGAAGCAGCGCCTCGAAGAGGGCGCGTTCGAGGGCAATCTCGGCATCTAG
- a CDS encoding FAD-dependent monooxygenase — protein sequence MQFHHHGYVSQEPRVHEAAGYGLNRPSDLPDELDVLIVGSGPAGVIAAAQLSQYPDIRTHVIERRDSRLKLGQADGVQARTVETFKCFGFEERIVAEAYRITETAFWNPDPENPANIIRTGRTADDARGISEFQHIVVNQARVLDYFIEFAERAPGRITPNYGYEFVGLEINDEDEYPVTVTVAHTTGERAGEERTIRAKYVIGSDGAASKVRKSIGRRLVGDVSNHAWGVMDVLSQSTFPDIRIKSVIHSTAGSILHIPREGGHLTRIYVDLGVVPEDDNHAIRQTPLDEIIQKANNILHPYNLDVKDVPWHSVYEVGHRVTDKFDNVDESEVGTRTPRVFITGDACHTHSAKAGQGMNVSMQDGWNISWKLGQVLSGLAPESLLDTYSAERQSVAVDLINFDKQWSTLMAKKPEEFESPGEVEEFYVKTAEFPAGFMTEYTPTILTGEATHQDLAKGFPIGKRFKAAPVIRVADVNPIYLGHQAYADGRYRIYVFADPAKAGEDSPTERLAEWLQTSPESPINKFTPIGDDRNSRFEVNVVYQQRYTEFDFSDIHKAFRPDHGPFQLQDYFRVHSIGTITDVNDMAAAQHEQDIYDLREISRDGAIVIVRPDQYVANILPLEAREELTEFFAQSMLEQR from the coding sequence ATGCAGTTTCACCACCACGGATACGTGTCGCAGGAGCCGCGAGTCCACGAAGCCGCAGGCTACGGACTGAACCGTCCGAGCGACCTGCCGGACGAGCTTGATGTTCTGATCGTTGGTTCGGGTCCCGCTGGCGTCATCGCTGCCGCGCAGCTCTCGCAGTACCCGGATATCCGCACCCACGTGATTGAACGTCGTGATAGCCGCCTGAAGCTTGGCCAGGCCGATGGCGTCCAGGCCCGCACGGTCGAGACCTTTAAGTGCTTCGGGTTCGAGGAGCGCATCGTCGCCGAGGCCTACCGAATCACCGAGACCGCGTTCTGGAACCCCGACCCAGAGAACCCGGCCAACATCATCCGCACCGGTCGTACTGCTGACGACGCCCGGGGCATCAGCGAGTTCCAGCACATCGTGGTGAACCAGGCCCGCGTGCTCGACTACTTCATCGAGTTCGCCGAGCGCGCGCCCGGGCGTATCACCCCCAACTACGGCTACGAGTTCGTCGGCCTCGAGATAAATGACGAGGACGAGTATCCGGTCACCGTCACCGTTGCCCACACCACGGGCGAGCGCGCGGGCGAAGAGCGCACAATCCGTGCGAAGTACGTCATCGGTTCCGACGGTGCCGCGAGCAAGGTTCGCAAGTCGATCGGCCGCCGCCTCGTCGGCGACGTCTCGAACCACGCGTGGGGCGTCATGGATGTGCTCAGCCAGTCGACTTTCCCCGACATCCGCATCAAGTCCGTCATCCACTCGACCGCGGGTAGCATCCTGCACATCCCGCGCGAGGGTGGTCACCTGACCCGAATCTATGTCGACCTCGGTGTGGTTCCCGAAGACGACAACCACGCGATCCGCCAGACTCCGCTGGACGAGATCATCCAGAAGGCAAACAACATCCTGCACCCCTACAACCTCGACGTGAAGGATGTGCCGTGGCACAGCGTCTACGAGGTTGGCCACCGCGTGACCGACAAGTTCGACAACGTCGACGAGTCCGAGGTCGGCACGCGCACGCCGCGCGTGTTCATCACCGGCGACGCTTGTCACACGCACAGCGCGAAGGCAGGCCAGGGCATGAACGTGTCGATGCAGGACGGTTGGAACATTTCCTGGAAGCTCGGCCAGGTGCTCAGCGGGCTCGCCCCCGAGTCGCTGCTCGACACCTACTCGGCCGAACGTCAGTCCGTCGCGGTCGACCTCATCAACTTCGACAAGCAGTGGTCAACGCTGATGGCGAAGAAGCCGGAGGAGTTCGAGAGCCCGGGTGAAGTTGAAGAGTTCTACGTCAAGACGGCTGAGTTCCCCGCAGGCTTCATGACCGAGTACACCCCGACGATCCTGACCGGCGAAGCGACGCACCAGGATCTCGCCAAGGGCTTCCCGATTGGCAAGCGCTTCAAGGCGGCACCGGTGATTCGTGTGGCGGACGTGAACCCGATCTACCTGGGTCACCAGGCCTACGCCGACGGGCGTTACCGCATCTACGTGTTCGCCGACCCCGCGAAGGCGGGGGAGGACTCGCCCACCGAGCGCCTTGCCGAGTGGCTGCAAACGTCCCCGGAGTCGCCCATCAACAAGTTCACCCCGATCGGCGACGACCGCAACTCGCGGTTCGAGGTCAACGTGGTCTACCAGCAGCGCTACACCGAGTTTGACTTCTCGGACATCCACAAGGCGTTCCGCCCGGATCACGGTCCGTTCCAGCTGCAGGACTACTTCCGCGTGCACTCCATCGGCACGATCACGGACGTCAACGACATGGCCGCGGCCCAGCATGAGCAGGACATCTACGACCTGCGAGAGATCAGCCGTGACGGCGCGATCGTGATCGTTCGCCCCGACCAGTACGTCGCGAACATCCTGCCCCTCGAAGCGCGTGAAGAGCTCACCGAGTTCTTTGCTCAGTCGATGCTGGAGCAGCGCTAG